The following are encoded in a window of Haemorhous mexicanus isolate bHaeMex1 chromosome 7, bHaeMex1.pri, whole genome shotgun sequence genomic DNA:
- the SLC16A9 gene encoding monocarboxylate transporter 9: MVFRKPPDGGWGWVIVVVSFFTQFLCYGSPLAVGVLYLEWLDAFGEGKGKTAWVGSLANGIGLLASPVCSVCVSSFGARPVAIFSGFMVAGGLMMSSFAPNIYFLYVSYGIVVGLGCGLLYTATVTITCQYFDKRRGLALGLISTGSSVGLFIYAALQRELIELYGLDGCLLIVGALSLNILACGSLMRPLESSSSPQPEKMFVDKVPDQYFVYHEKEKTVEENISILEKGYIDEKCVNNVPDCKQDSILNKNTLSSINVNEKDTYKKKVVEQTNFCKQLAKRKWQLYLTYWKETMVLFKNKVFSALFVAILLFDIGGFPPSLLMEDVARSANISEDDYYMPLISIIGIMTTVGKLILGILADFKWVNTLYLYVTTLLMTGVALFAIPFAKSYLTLAMLSGILGFLTGNWSIFPYVTTKTVGIEKLTHAYGILMFFAGLGNSLGPPIVGWFYDWTQEYNTAFYFSGFCVLLGGFLLLLAALPCWNACTNQSSKLPPNTYSYKVASNA; this comes from the exons ATGGTGTTTCGGAAGCCACCAGAcggaggctggggctgggtgatCGTTGTGGTTTCCTTCTTCACCCAGTTCCTGTGCTATGGATCACCGCTGGCGGTGGGAGTCCTGTACCTGGAGTGGCTGGATGCCTTTGGAGAAGGGAAAGGCAAGACTGCTTGGGTTGGATCACTAGCCAATGGAATTGGATTGCTTGCCA GTCCTGTCTGCAGTGTATGTGTATCATCTTTTGGAGCAAGACCTGTAGCTATCTTCAGTGGCTTTATGGTGGCTGGGGGCCTCATGATGAGCAGTTTTGCACCTAACATATACTTCCTATATGTTTCATATGGGATAGTAGTTG GTCTTGGATGTGGCCTTTTGTACACTGCAACAGTTACCATCACGTGCCAGTATTTTGACAAACGCAGAGGCCTTGCACTTGGTCTGATTTCAACAG gCTCAAGTGTTGGTCTCTTTATATATGCAGCACTGCAAAGAGAGCTTATTGAGCTATATGGACTGGATGGGTGTCTGCTAATAGTTGGTGCCCTATCTCTAAATATATTAGCATGTGGCAGCCTAATGAGACCTTTGGAATCATCCAGTTCTCCTCAACCAGAGAAGATGTTTGTAGACAAAGTCCCAGATCAATATTTTGTTTaccatgaaaaggaaaagaccGTTGAAGAAAACATTAGCATCCTTGAAAAGGGCTATATTGATGAAAAATGTGTGAACAATGTACCTGATTGCAAACAGGATAGCATTTTGAATAAGAACACATTAAGCTCAATAAACGTAAATGAGAAAGACACTTACAAAAAGAAAGTTGTAGAACAGACAAACTTCTGCAAGCAACTCGCCAAGAGGAAGTGGCAGCTCTATTTGACCTACTGGAAGGAGACCATGGTTCTTTTCAAGAACAAAGTATTTTCAGCTCTCTTTGTTGCCATCTTGCTCTTTGATATTGGTGGatttcctccttctctgctCATGGAAGATGTAGCAAGAAGCGCAAATATTAGTGAAGATGACTATTACATGCCCCTCATTTCCATTATTGGCATTATGACGACTGTTGGCAAACTTATTTTAGGAATACTGGCAGATTTTAAGTGGGTTAACACTTTATATCTCTATGTAACTACCTTATTAATGACAGGAGTGGCCTTGTTTGCAATTCCATTCGCCAAAAGTTACCTTACACTAGCGATgctttctgggattttgggttttctgACTGGGAACTGGTCAATTTTTCCATATGTAACAACAAAGACTGTGGGGATTGAGAAACTGACTCATGCCTATGGGATATTGATGTTCTTTGCTGGACTTGGGAACAGCCTCGGACCACCAATTGTAG GCTGGTTTTATGACTGGACGCAGGAGTACAACACTGCTTTCTACTTCAGTGGCTTTTGTGTCCTGCTGGGGGGATTTCTCCTGCTGttggcagcactgccctgctggaaTGCCTGCACCAATCAGAGCTCCAAGCTGCCTCCAAATACTTACTCCTACAAAGTTGCATCTAACGCTTAG